One part of the Desulfovibrio sp. genome encodes these proteins:
- a CDS encoding ParA family protein: protein MCAKILAIANQKGGVGKTTTSITLSSALARMGKKILVLDLDPHACATLHARIYPEGINCSLHDLFLAQEETWPVLWPDLIHPAALPGVDVAPGSIRLSELEVDFRERQAKGSVLLRSIAHIRDNYDYIILDCPPHVGILLVNALVASDLLIIPIQTDFLALHGLKLLFDTLHTLNKALGRAIRYRAVPTMYDKRAKACTRVLELMRRKMGQSMFSTVIGVDTHFREASAQGCTIYDIDARSRGAIGYDSLAQEVLKLW from the coding sequence ATGTGCGCAAAGATACTGGCCATTGCCAATCAGAAAGGGGGCGTAGGCAAAACTACCACTTCCATCACGCTGAGCAGCGCGCTGGCTCGTATGGGCAAAAAGATACTTGTGCTCGACCTGGACCCGCATGCCTGTGCCACATTGCATGCGCGCATATATCCTGAGGGCATAAACTGCAGCCTGCATGACCTGTTTCTTGCTCAGGAAGAAACGTGGCCGGTTCTGTGGCCTGACCTGATCCATCCGGCGGCGCTGCCGGGCGTGGACGTAGCCCCCGGCAGCATACGCCTGTCGGAGCTTGAGGTAGATTTTCGCGAGCGGCAGGCCAAAGGCAGCGTGCTGTTGCGCAGCATTGCGCATATTCGCGATAACTATGATTATATTATTCTGGATTGTCCGCCCCATGTGGGCATACTGCTGGTCAACGCCCTGGTGGCCTCAGACCTGCTGATAATACCGATCCAGACAGATTTTCTTGCCCTGCACGGGCTCAAACTGCTGTTTGACACGCTGCACACGTTGAACAAGGCATTGGGCAGGGCCATCCGCTACCGGGCGGTTCCGACCATGTATGACAAAAGGGCAAAGGCGTGCACCCGGGTTCTTGAACTGATGCGCCGCAAGATGGGACAATCCATGTTTTCGACAGTCATTGGCGTAGACACGCATTTTCGCGAGGCCAGCGCCCAGGGTTGCACCATTTATGACATTGATGCCCGCTCACGGGGAGCCATTGGTTATGATTCGCTTGCGCAGGAAGTGCTAAAACTATGGTAA
- a CDS encoding response regulator — protein sequence MKKHIMVVDDSKTIRNLVAFVLKGEGFKVSTAEDGMDAIEKLYSLEPVDLIVSDVNMPRMDGFTFIRTIRAQDAYKDIPIIVLSTEGQEKDIQTGMSLGANLYMVKPAQPEKMVRNIKMLLG from the coding sequence ATGAAAAAACATATCATGGTCGTTGACGACTCCAAGACTATCCGTAACCTGGTGGCCTTTGTTCTGAAAGGCGAGGGCTTCAAGGTGAGTACTGCCGAAGACGGCATGGACGCCATTGAAAAACTCTACAGCCTTGAGCCTGTCGACCTTATTGTTTCGGACGTGAACATGCCCCGCATGGACGGTTTTACGTTTATCAGAACAATTCGTGCTCAGGATGCCTATAAGGATATTCCCATCATCGTGCTTTCAACAGAAGGTCAGGAAAAGGACATTCAGACAGGTATGAGCCTCGGTGCCAACCTTTACATGGTTAAACCCGCCCAGCCTGAAAAAATGGTTCGTAATATAAAGATGCTTCTGGGCTAG
- a CDS encoding HEAT repeat domain-containing protein, whose product MNMENSQHKAILEALQSGANDAIRDAAFSAGDQGLQDAVPMLCEHIKSPSVGVQEAAEYALRKIRGPQVVIALLPLLRSDEAPVRNVAMDILREIGSDSIESIQPYLQNDDADLRIFVTDILGYCRTHQSCLLLCRALLKDPEVNVRYQAAVSLGTLAFPEAVNALCQAMHDEEWVQFAVVEALAKIKDYSAVSALVKLLNQASPLVSSAIVDALGDMGDVKSIPLLFSSLENVREALRHKIVKAIVQILGGKGLSLLAVKSQERMRAYMLDALTDNDEDILMASLQGLSSIGAEDCTGPIIDMTAGLDKDRQDELYEAAIKAIAAIGYNDAVRAAITSKEEARILLAMEACHLMADSRCVADLKEIFWNVSPELQRMAAGEMALLGDCDDSPFFVTIMNDSEDAEVLKSALVFFGNHPTCPDVEDLVFAQIDHKYLDVKEMALEACINLHSPKLNELFKERARGEDPMQRMMAVYALGRYSIAENMAEITAALEDEYPRTRQVAVEAFLNLGEQAEEFLPLLLPRLADEDKDVRLAVIDLLGQIGSSTVLPYILNALNDENEWVRIRAIDALGMHRVADAVPQLAQMLESASPMVALKIVEALGKIGGNVAFSVLLGMMNHEDTEIQHASEEALAMIQAEQE is encoded by the coding sequence ATGAACATGGAAAATTCCCAGCACAAAGCAATTCTTGAAGCCTTGCAATCTGGCGCAAATGACGCGATCCGCGACGCGGCATTCAGCGCGGGCGACCAGGGGCTGCAAGATGCGGTTCCCATGCTCTGCGAACACATCAAAAGCCCCAGTGTGGGCGTTCAGGAAGCGGCAGAGTACGCCCTGCGCAAAATACGCGGCCCTCAGGTGGTTATTGCCTTGTTACCCCTGCTGCGCAGTGACGAAGCACCTGTGCGCAATGTGGCCATGGACATTCTGCGCGAAATCGGTTCGGACAGCATAGAAAGCATTCAGCCCTACCTGCAGAATGACGATGCCGACCTGCGCATCTTTGTAACCGATATTCTTGGTTACTGCCGCACACACCAGTCCTGTCTGCTGCTGTGCCGCGCTTTGCTCAAAGATCCGGAAGTAAACGTGCGCTATCAGGCCGCCGTAAGCCTTGGCACACTGGCCTTTCCCGAAGCTGTCAATGCGCTTTGCCAGGCCATGCACGATGAAGAGTGGGTACAGTTTGCCGTGGTGGAAGCCCTGGCAAAAATCAAGGATTACTCGGCTGTAAGCGCCCTCGTTAAGCTGCTCAACCAGGCTTCACCCCTGGTCAGCTCGGCCATTGTGGACGCGCTGGGCGACATGGGCGACGTAAAATCCATCCCCCTGCTCTTCAGCTCACTCGAAAACGTGCGCGAGGCCCTGCGCCACAAGATAGTAAAGGCCATTGTGCAGATTCTCGGCGGCAAGGGGCTCTCGCTGCTTGCGGTCAAGTCGCAGGAACGTATGCGCGCCTACATGCTTGATGCCCTCACCGACAACGATGAGGACATCCTGATGGCATCGTTGCAAGGCCTGAGTTCCATCGGCGCAGAGGATTGCACCGGCCCGATCATCGACATGACCGCCGGGCTCGATAAGGACCGGCAGGACGAACTGTACGAAGCGGCGATCAAAGCCATTGCGGCCATCGGCTATAACGATGCCGTCCGCGCTGCCATCACAAGCAAGGAAGAAGCGCGCATTCTGCTGGCCATGGAAGCTTGCCACCTCATGGCAGACAGCCGCTGCGTGGCCGACCTCAAGGAAATTTTCTGGAACGTCAGCCCCGAACTGCAACGCATGGCCGCCGGTGAAATGGCCCTGCTTGGCGATTGCGACGATTCCCCCTTCTTTGTCACCATCATGAATGATTCTGAAGATGCCGAAGTGCTCAAGAGCGCTCTGGTATTTTTTGGCAATCACCCCACCTGCCCCGATGTGGAAGATCTCGTCTTTGCCCAGATCGACCACAAGTATCTGGACGTGAAGGAAATGGCGCTTGAGGCCTGCATCAACCTGCACAGCCCCAAGCTCAACGAGTTGTTCAAGGAACGCGCCAGAGGCGAAGACCCAATGCAGCGCATGATGGCCGTGTACGCCCTTGGGCGCTACAGCATCGCCGAAAATATGGCAGAAATTACCGCTGCGCTTGAAGACGAGTACCCGCGTACGCGTCAGGTGGCGGTTGAGGCATTTTTAAACCTCGGCGAGCAGGCAGAAGAATTCCTGCCGCTGCTCTTGCCCCGTCTGGCTGATGAAGACAAGGACGTTCGCCTTGCCGTGATCGACCTGCTGGGACAAATCGGTTCTTCGACTGTGTTGCCATACATTCTCAATGCGCTTAACGATGAGAATGAATGGGTTCGCATCCGTGCCATAGACGCGCTGGGCATGCACAGGGTAGCCGATGCGGTACCGCAACTGGCCCAGATGCTTGAAAGTGCCAGCCCCATGGTTGCTCTCAAAATTGTTGAGGCTCTTGGCAAAATCGGTGGTAATGTGGCCTTCAGTGTGCTGCTCGGCATGATGAATCATGAAGATACTGAGATTCAGCATGCGTCGGAAGAAGCCTTGGCAATGATCCAGGCCGAACAGGAGTAG
- a CDS encoding chemotaxis protein CheW, with the protein MVKTPEEYFADQCLAVPQPADSTLSAAEQAFVQKYLGSDALQDMPVQEPEQVLAGAAQTTSAAHGLGDEAHPAGRKESGAHAPSLRTRLAALEQVQMVSFYIREQVFLLPVSVIVEVLRYMPLTRLPMAPPFIAGVVNLRGKVTPLLHLDALLTTDQTMRYTEKSFIIVCGTDDMQLGLIIDKVHTMYMVSKDSISWNIEAQLGEGADFLCGLANIGERLHGIIDPELIVEKLIEV; encoded by the coding sequence ATGGTAAAAACGCCCGAAGAATACTTTGCCGACCAGTGCCTTGCCGTACCGCAGCCTGCGGATTCAACGCTGAGCGCAGCTGAGCAGGCATTTGTACAAAAATATCTTGGCAGTGACGCGCTGCAGGATATGCCGGTGCAGGAACCGGAGCAGGTGCTTGCCGGTGCTGCCCAAACCACCAGCGCCGCCCATGGGCTTGGCGATGAGGCACACCCGGCCGGGCGCAAGGAATCAGGAGCCCACGCCCCTTCGCTGCGTACCCGGTTGGCAGCGCTTGAACAGGTACAGATGGTTTCGTTTTACATTCGCGAACAGGTTTTTTTGCTGCCAGTTTCAGTCATTGTTGAGGTGCTGCGCTACATGCCTCTGACAAGGCTGCCCATGGCACCGCCTTTTATCGCAGGTGTGGTCAACCTGCGCGGCAAGGTTACCCCCCTGCTGCACCTGGATGCCCTGCTGACCACAGACCAGACCATGCGCTACACGGAAAAGAGTTTTATCATTGTTTGTGGAACCGACGACATGCAACTGGGCCTGATAATCGACAAGGTGCATACCATGTACATGGTTTCAAAAGACAGCATAAGCTGGAATATTGAGGCGCAACTGGGCGAAGGGGCCGACTTCTTGTGTGGGTTGGCCAATATTGGCGAGCGCCTCCACGGTATTATCGACCCTGAACTGATCGTGGAAAAGCTTATAGAGGTATGA
- a CDS encoding LL-diaminopimelate aminotransferase: protein MTSVNSNFLKLQSNYLFAEIARKVASFREANPEKRVISLGIGDVTRPLVPAVVAALHKAVDDMGDAPTFHGYGPEQGYAFLREIIVEHDYKARGVDLSADEVFVSDGAKSDVGNFQELFAADSIVAVTDPVYPVYVDSNAMAGRSGEFDGKQWNRLVYLPCLKENDFVPEFPKTRPDIIYLCYPNNPTGTVLSRQALQGWVDYARREGCVILYDSAYEAFITDSSIPHSIYELEGAQEVAVEFRSFSKTAGFTGLRCAYTVVPKALHISDGKGGKIALNSLWNRRQCTKYNGCPYIVQRAAAAIYSPEGRAQVMDVIHGYQRNAENLRAATTAMGLSVYGGVNAPYIWVRVPDGMTSWGFFDHVLNNTALVCTPGAGFGASGEGYVRLTAFGSPADTEEAIKRLASLS, encoded by the coding sequence ATGACCAGCGTAAACAGCAATTTTCTCAAGCTGCAAAGTAACTATCTTTTTGCGGAAATAGCCCGCAAGGTCGCCTCCTTCAGGGAAGCAAACCCCGAAAAGCGCGTTATCAGCCTGGGCATCGGCGACGTGACCCGCCCGCTCGTGCCTGCTGTTGTGGCAGCCCTGCACAAGGCTGTGGATGACATGGGCGACGCCCCTACCTTCCACGGCTACGGCCCGGAACAGGGCTACGCCTTCCTGCGCGAAATCATTGTCGAGCACGACTACAAGGCGCGCGGCGTTGATCTGAGCGCCGACGAAGTGTTCGTGAGCGACGGAGCCAAGTCCGACGTGGGCAATTTTCAGGAACTGTTTGCCGCAGACAGCATCGTGGCCGTTACCGACCCGGTTTACCCTGTCTATGTGGATTCCAACGCCATGGCAGGCCGCTCTGGCGAATTTGATGGCAAGCAGTGGAACAGGCTTGTGTACCTGCCCTGCCTCAAGGAAAACGACTTTGTGCCGGAATTTCCCAAAACCCGGCCCGACATCATCTATCTGTGCTACCCCAACAACCCCACGGGCACGGTGCTTTCGCGCCAGGCCCTTCAGGGCTGGGTAGACTATGCGCGCCGCGAAGGCTGCGTCATTCTGTATGACTCTGCCTACGAGGCCTTCATTACTGACAGCTCCATTCCGCACAGCATTTATGAGCTGGAAGGCGCGCAGGAAGTGGCCGTGGAATTCCGCAGCTTCTCGAAAACCGCCGGCTTCACCGGCCTGCGTTGCGCCTACACGGTTGTGCCCAAGGCCTTGCATATCAGCGACGGCAAGGGCGGCAAGATCGCCCTTAACAGCCTGTGGAACCGCCGCCAGTGCACCAAGTACAACGGCTGCCCCTATATCGTGCAGCGTGCCGCAGCCGCCATCTACAGCCCGGAAGGCCGGGCACAGGTGATGGACGTGATTCACGGGTATCAGCGCAATGCAGAAAACCTGCGCGCTGCCACCACCGCCATGGGTCTTTCTGTCTACGGCGGCGTCAACGCCCCCTACATCTGGGTGCGAGTGCCCGATGGCATGACCTCGTGGGGCTTCTTTGACCATGTGCTGAACAACACGGCACTGGTGTGCACCCCTGGCGCGGGCTTTGGTGCTTCTGGCGAAGGGTATGTACGCCTCACGGCCTTTGGCTCTCCCGCCGATACGGAAGAAGCCATCAAGCGCCTTGCCTCGCTGAGCTAG
- a CDS encoding chemotaxis response regulator protein-glutamate methylesterase, producing the protein MISVLVVDDSTFMRNTITSLLEQDSEIKIVGTARNGQEALQKAEELDPDVMTLDVDLPKLDGLGVLQQLMKKTPLPVLMVSSLTQSGAESTLKALEYGALDFIPKNISSDRESFAAELQKKVRAIARRKTIIKLKYRRINQIQVPVQRPLPSQPADYVQTPCQGPRDLVVIGVSTGGPPVVQKILSTLPEDLPACILIAQHMPAAFTNPFAKRLDSVCKIGVTEAKDGDKFKTGHAYVCPGGKHIGIRMRGPLPEIFVAEEPRDALYKPSANVLFETAGKAMGRRTLGVILTGMGSDGCEGSKVLREKGGCLIAQNEASCVVYGMPKAVVDNKLANLILDVDDIANAIITTVRG; encoded by the coding sequence ATGATTAGTGTCCTTGTGGTTGATGATTCAACCTTTATGCGTAACACCATCACCTCGCTCTTGGAGCAGGATTCTGAAATCAAAATCGTCGGCACAGCCCGCAATGGACAAGAGGCCTTACAAAAAGCCGAGGAGCTGGACCCAGACGTAATGACTCTTGATGTGGATCTACCCAAGCTGGATGGCCTGGGGGTTTTGCAGCAGCTCATGAAAAAAACGCCTCTTCCTGTGCTGATGGTGAGTTCGCTCACGCAGAGCGGCGCAGAAAGTACGTTGAAAGCGCTTGAATACGGCGCGCTCGATTTTATTCCCAAGAACATCAGCAGCGACCGCGAAAGCTTTGCTGCCGAGCTGCAAAAGAAAGTACGGGCCATTGCAAGACGTAAAACCATCATCAAACTCAAATACAGGCGCATAAACCAGATTCAGGTTCCGGTTCAACGCCCGCTGCCTTCACAGCCAGCCGATTACGTTCAAACGCCCTGCCAGGGCCCAAGAGATTTGGTGGTGATTGGTGTTTCCACCGGCGGCCCGCCGGTAGTGCAAAAAATTCTGTCGACGCTGCCAGAGGATCTACCCGCCTGCATACTTATTGCGCAGCACATGCCAGCGGCGTTCACAAATCCTTTTGCCAAGCGTCTGGACAGCGTGTGCAAGATCGGCGTCACCGAGGCCAAGGATGGCGACAAATTTAAAACTGGCCACGCCTACGTCTGCCCTGGGGGCAAGCACATTGGCATACGCATGCGCGGCCCCCTGCCCGAAATATTTGTGGCAGAAGAACCCCGCGATGCCCTTTACAAGCCGTCTGCAAACGTGCTTTTTGAAACTGCGGGCAAGGCGATGGGAAGGCGTACCCTGGGGGTAATTCTCACCGGCATGGGTTCAGACGGATGCGAAGGCTCAAAGGTGCTTCGCGAAAAGGGCGGCTGCCTTATTGCGCAAAACGAAGCCTCGTGTGTGGTTTACGGTATGCCCAAGGCAGTTGTAGATAACAAGCTTGCCAATCTCATACTTGATGTGGACGATATTGCTAACGCTATCATCACAACGGTCAGAGGCTGA
- the dapF gene encoding diaminopimelate epimerase, protein MAATLRFTKMQGIGNDYVYVNGFEERVENPNDLARQISDRHFGVGSDGLVLILPSGTSDVRMRMFNSDGSEAEMCGNAIRCVGKYVHDHGIIAKDVIRVETRAGEKIVRLLFEGGEVCGATVDMGEPVLTPANIPVLVEGDTNAQRFVGRPVEVDGAGYDITAVSMGNPHAVVFMKGIDDLDLPKIGPSFEHHRLFPQRTNTEFVEVISSTKVRMRVWERGAGETLACGTGACAVAVACVLNKLTGRELDVELKGGTLHIHWDEISNHVYMTGGAVTVFTGTYHI, encoded by the coding sequence ATGGCTGCGACACTGCGCTTTACAAAAATGCAGGGCATCGGCAACGATTATGTCTATGTGAATGGCTTTGAAGAACGTGTGGAGAACCCCAACGACCTCGCCCGCCAGATCAGCGACAGGCATTTTGGTGTTGGCTCTGACGGTCTGGTGCTTATTCTGCCTTCCGGCACATCTGACGTGCGCATGCGCATGTTCAATTCAGACGGTTCTGAAGCGGAAATGTGCGGCAACGCCATTCGCTGCGTGGGCAAATATGTTCACGACCACGGCATCATTGCCAAGGATGTCATCCGCGTTGAAACCCGCGCCGGTGAAAAAATTGTTCGCCTGCTGTTTGAAGGCGGCGAAGTTTGCGGCGCAACAGTAGACATGGGTGAACCAGTGCTGACCCCCGCCAACATTCCCGTGCTGGTAGAGGGCGACACCAATGCCCAGCGTTTTGTGGGCCGCCCCGTTGAGGTTGACGGCGCTGGCTACGATATTACCGCCGTTTCCATGGGCAACCCGCATGCGGTTGTGTTCATGAAGGGCATTGACGATCTGGATCTGCCCAAGATCGGCCCCAGCTTTGAACACCACAGGCTTTTTCCGCAGCGCACCAACACCGAATTTGTGGAAGTGATCTCTTCCACCAAGGTGAGAATGCGCGTGTGGGAACGCGGTGCCGGCGAAACCCTGGCCTGCGGTACCGGCGCGTGCGCCGTGGCCGTGGCCTGCGTGCTCAACAAGCTCACTGGCCGTGAGCTTGATGTCGAGCTCAAGGGCGGCACCCTGCACATCCATTGGGACGAAATTTCAAACCATGTTTATATGACCGGCGGGGCCGTTACCGTCTTCACCGGTACTTACCACATCTGA
- a CDS encoding protein-glutamate O-methyltransferase CheR codes for MQISDEEFLQLRDFIYQQCGIFIAENRKYLVENRLSNRIKELNLKSYNDYYNFLRFDGSRRTELNKLFEVVTTNETSFFRNPPQLEVFQKSVLPDILDQCRKAGRKKLRIWSAGCSTGEEPYTLAIILHEVLKSEISSWDIKITANDLSEAVLAAARRGVYNDYALRTTPKEIADAYFIKEDTQYKIKPELKSLISFGQINLNDREQLKRVEKSQIVFCRNVIIYFDDEMKRKVINAFYDNLEINGALLIGHSESLHNISRAFQLEHHKGTIVYRKMS; via the coding sequence CTGCAGATATCTGACGAGGAATTTCTGCAGCTGCGCGATTTTATCTACCAGCAGTGTGGCATTTTCATTGCTGAAAATCGAAAGTACCTTGTGGAAAACCGGCTTTCCAACCGCATCAAGGAACTGAACCTTAAAAGCTACAACGATTACTACAATTTTCTTCGGTTTGACGGCAGCCGCCGCACAGAGCTTAACAAACTCTTTGAGGTTGTTACCACCAACGAGACAAGCTTTTTCCGTAATCCGCCACAGCTCGAGGTATTCCAGAAAAGCGTGCTGCCCGACATTCTTGACCAGTGCCGCAAGGCGGGGCGCAAAAAGCTGCGCATCTGGTCTGCGGGCTGCTCCACCGGCGAAGAACCCTATACGCTGGCCATCATCCTGCACGAGGTGCTCAAGAGCGAAATTTCCAGCTGGGACATAAAGATCACCGCCAATGACCTTTCCGAGGCTGTTTTGGCGGCGGCCCGGCGTGGCGTGTACAACGACTACGCCCTGCGCACCACCCCCAAGGAAATTGCAGACGCCTACTTCATCAAGGAAGACACCCAGTACAAGATCAAGCCTGAACTGAAATCGCTCATATCATTCGGGCAGATCAACCTGAACGACAGGGAACAGCTCAAGCGGGTTGAAAAGTCGCAGATCGTCTTTTGCCGCAACGTCATCATCTATTTTGACGACGAAATGAAGCGCAAGGTCATCAACGCCTTTTACGACAACCTCGAAATCAATGGCGCGCTGCTTATCGGGCATTCCGAATCGCTGCACAATATCAGCCGCGCATTTCAGCTTGAGCACCACAAGGGCACTATTGTTTACAGAAAAATGAGCTGA